From one Lycium barbarum isolate Lr01 chromosome 6, ASM1917538v2, whole genome shotgun sequence genomic stretch:
- the LOC132599349 gene encoding V-type proton ATPase subunit B2 codes for MGSAPNNIEMEEGTLEVGMEYRTVSGVAGPLVILEKVKGPKYQEIVNIRLGDGTTRRGQVLEVDGEKAVVQVFEGTSGIDNKYTTVQFTGEVLKTPVSMDMLGRIFNGSGKPIDNGPPILPEAYRDISGYSINPSERTYPEEMIQTGISTVDVMNSIARGQKIPLFSAAGLPHNEIAAQICRQAGLVKRLEKTDNLLEGGEEDNFAIVFAAMGVNMETASFFKRDFEENGSMERVTLFLNLANDPTIERIITPRIALTTAEYLAYECGKHVLVILTDMSSYADALREVSAAREEVPGRRGYPGYMYTDLATIYERAGRIEGRTGSITQIPILTMPNDDITHPTPDLTGYITEGQIYIDRQLHNRQIYPPINVLPSLSRLMKSAIGEGMTRRDHSDVSNQLYANYAIGKDVQAMKAVVGEEALSSEDMLYLEFLDKFERKFVSQGAYDTRNIFQSLDLAWTLLRIFPRELLHRIPAKTLDQYYSRDASN; via the exons ATGGGTTCTGCACCAAACAATATTGAGATGGAGGAGGGAACCCTGGAGGTTGGAATGG AATATAGAACTGTCTCGGGTGTTGCTGGACCGCTAGTCATCCTAGAAAAAGTGAAG GGACCCAAGTACCAAGAGATTGTTAACATTCGTTTGGGAGATGGAACTACCCGGCGTGGACAAGTTCTGGAAGTTGATGGTGAAAAAGCTGTTGTCCAG GTTTTTGAAGGAACATCTGGAATTGACAACAAATACACAACCGTGCAGTTCACTGGGGAG GTCTTAAAGACACCAGTTTCTATGGATATGCTTGGACGCATCTTTAATGGTTCTGGCAAGCCAATTGACAATGGTCCTCCTATTTTACCCGAGGCTTACAGGGATATTTCAGGCTA ttctatcaaccctagtgagAGAACATATCCTGAAGAGATGATACAGACAGGAATTTCCACAGTAGATGTCATGAATTCAATTGCCAGAGGGCAGAAGATTCCTCTTTTCTCTGCTGCTGGTCTTCCTCATAATGAAATTGCAGCCCAGATCTGTCGTCAGGCTGGACTGGTGAAGAGGTTGGAAAAAACTGACAACCTTCTAGAG GGTGGCGAAGAGGACAATTTTGCCATAGTCTTTGCTGCTATGGGAGTCAACATGGAAACAGCATCATTTTTCAAACGTGATTTTGAGGAAAATGGATCTATGGAGAGAGTGACACTTTTCTTAAACCTG GCCAATGATCCTACTATAGAGCGTATTATTACTCCCAGGATTGCTCTGACAACTGCAGAATATCTAGCATATGAATGTGGAAAGCACGTGCTTGTAATTTTAACTGATATGAGTTCATATGCTGATGCTCTTCGTGAG GTATCTGCTGCCCGAGAAGAAGTGCCTGGAAGGCGTGGATATCCTGGTTATATGTATACCGATCTGGCAACAATCTATGAACGAGCTGGACGTATTGAGGGACGAACAGGCTCCATCACACAAATTCCAATTCTGACCATGCCTAATGATG ATATTACACATCCAACCCCAGATCTTACAGGTTATATCACTGAAGGACAAATATATATTGACCGACAGCTTCACAATCGGCAG ATATACCCACCAATCAATGTGCTTCCATCCTTGTCTCGGTTGATGAAG AGTGCCATTGGCGAGGGTATGACTAGGAGGGATCATTCTGATGTATCCAACCAA TTGTATGCAAATTATGCTATTGGCAAGGATGTCCAGGCAATGAAAGCTGTGGTTGGAGAAGAAGCACTATCTTCTGAGGACATG CTATACTTAGAGTTTCTCGACAAATTCGAGAGGAAGTTTGTTAGCCAAGGAGCCTACGACACCCGCAACATATTCCAGTCGCTTGATTTAGCTTGGACACTCCTTCGCATTTTCCCTCGTGAACTTCTCCACCGTATCCCTGCAAAGACCCTGGATCAGTATTACAGCCGCGATGCTTCCAACTGA
- the LOC132599351 gene encoding probable hexosyltransferase MUCI70 isoform X1, whose product MDSNFLRSISLRANRRADRNHLQSRGDGKEGFLASGKLYQESQMKIIWKRGFIRLVLVAGIIWGMLILTALLFHAWSCQSSIAFFSALCNKSSVIYGAIQSLGLVTPSHRCSIPVADDPNKIVIPKRRSPEKYVQSLSYFMEDDTATNGSQSPPLFGGHITWQQRDESFKVKPNMKVHCGFIRNGGAEMAQKDVKYVKKCRFVVASGIFDGYDTPHQPSNISARSQKLFCFLMVVDEVSLEFIKKNVTVREDNEGGEWVGIWRLILLKHPPYDEPRRNGKVPKILTHRLFPQAQYSIWIDGKMELIVDPLLLLERYLWREKNTFAIAQHKHHRNVYEEADANKRRKRYARPLIDLHMKIYRYEGMEPWNPQKSTPSDIPEGAVIIREHTALSNLFSCLWFNEVHLFTPRDQLSFGYVVYRLGGLFKFFMFPNCEYNSIFILHNHTREHSSKVEWVKSLDEFKKDKTGGLKESRGGLGLWTPYPGDLDSVVLPPVKRTSKAG is encoded by the exons ATGGACAGCAATTTCTTGCGGTCCATTTCTTTAAGAGCTAACCGAAGAGCTGACCGTAACCATCTTCAATCTAGAGGTG ATGGTAAGGAAGGCTTCCTTGCAAGTGGGAAGTTATACCAAGAATCCCAAATGAAGATTATATGGAAACGGGGGTTCATTCGGTTGGTTCTTGTGGCTGGAATTATTTGGGGTATGCTCATTCTAACAGCATTGTTATTTCATGCGTGGTCTTGCCAGTCATCTATTGCTTTCTTTTCAG CCCTTTGTAACAAAAGCAGTGTAATTTATGGAGCAATACAGAGCCTGGGACTTGTCACGCCTTCACATC GTTGTTCTATTCCTGTAGCAGATGACCCAAATAAGATTGTCATTCCAAAAAGGAGATCTCCGGAAAAATATGTGCAATCGCTTTCTTACTTTATGGAGGATGATACAGCAACCAACGGATCTCAGTCACCACCTCTATTTGGAGGACACATAACATGGCAACAGAGAGATGAGAGCTTTAAAGTAAAACCAAACATGAAG GTGCACTGTGGATTTATACGAAATGGTGGTGCAGAAATGGCTCAGAAAGACGTCAAATATGTGAAGAAGTGTCGGTTTGTTGTTGCCTCTGGTATTTTTGATGGATATGATACACCTCACCAGCCATCAAATATAAGTGCACGTTCTCAGAAGCTGTTTTGCTTTCTTATGGTTGTCGATGAAGTGTCCCTTGAGTTCATCAAGAAAAATGTTACTGTTAGAGAGGACAACGAAGGAGGAGAATGGGTTGGAATATGGCGTTTGATTCTATTGAAGCATCCTCCATATGATGAGCCCAGAAGGAATGGAAAAGTTCCCAAAATATTAACCCACAGATTATTTCCTCAAGCACAGTATAGTATCTGGATTGATGGTAAAATGGAGCTGATAGTTGATCCATTGCTATTACTTGAAAG ATACTTGTGGCGCGAGAAGAATACATTTGCAATTGCTCAGCACAAGCATCACCGCAATGTCTACGAAGAGGCTGATGCAAACAAAAGGAGAAAGCGATATGCTCGTCCTCTGATTGATCTTCATATGAAGATATATCGTTACGAGGGAATGGAACCATGGAATCCACAGAAAAGTACTCCTAGTG ATATTCCAGAAGGAGCCGTTATCATACGAGAACATACTGCACTGAGTAACTTGTTTAGTTGCTTGTGGTTCAATGAAGTTCACCTCTTCACACCGAGAGATCAGCTGAGTTTTGGATATGTTGTCTATAGGTTAGGAGGTCTGTTCAAATTTTTTATGTTCCCCAATTGTGAGtacaactctatctttattttacACAATCATACCCGCGAACATTCGTCCAAAGTAGAGTGGGTAAAATCTTTGGATGAATTTAAGAAGGATAAAACTGGTGGTTTGAAAGAGAGTAGGGGAGGATTAGGTTTGTGGACTCCTTATCCAGGGGATCTTGATTCGGTTGTATTACCACCTGTAAAGAGAACTTCAAAAGCTGGATGA
- the LOC132599351 gene encoding probable hexosyltransferase MUCI70 isoform X2, giving the protein MDSNFLRSISLRANRRADRNHLQSRDGKEGFLASGKLYQESQMKIIWKRGFIRLVLVAGIIWGMLILTALLFHAWSCQSSIAFFSALCNKSSVIYGAIQSLGLVTPSHRCSIPVADDPNKIVIPKRRSPEKYVQSLSYFMEDDTATNGSQSPPLFGGHITWQQRDESFKVKPNMKVHCGFIRNGGAEMAQKDVKYVKKCRFVVASGIFDGYDTPHQPSNISARSQKLFCFLMVVDEVSLEFIKKNVTVREDNEGGEWVGIWRLILLKHPPYDEPRRNGKVPKILTHRLFPQAQYSIWIDGKMELIVDPLLLLERYLWREKNTFAIAQHKHHRNVYEEADANKRRKRYARPLIDLHMKIYRYEGMEPWNPQKSTPSDIPEGAVIIREHTALSNLFSCLWFNEVHLFTPRDQLSFGYVVYRLGGLFKFFMFPNCEYNSIFILHNHTREHSSKVEWVKSLDEFKKDKTGGLKESRGGLGLWTPYPGDLDSVVLPPVKRTSKAG; this is encoded by the exons ATGGACAGCAATTTCTTGCGGTCCATTTCTTTAAGAGCTAACCGAAGAGCTGACCGTAACCATCTTCAATCTAGAG ATGGTAAGGAAGGCTTCCTTGCAAGTGGGAAGTTATACCAAGAATCCCAAATGAAGATTATATGGAAACGGGGGTTCATTCGGTTGGTTCTTGTGGCTGGAATTATTTGGGGTATGCTCATTCTAACAGCATTGTTATTTCATGCGTGGTCTTGCCAGTCATCTATTGCTTTCTTTTCAG CCCTTTGTAACAAAAGCAGTGTAATTTATGGAGCAATACAGAGCCTGGGACTTGTCACGCCTTCACATC GTTGTTCTATTCCTGTAGCAGATGACCCAAATAAGATTGTCATTCCAAAAAGGAGATCTCCGGAAAAATATGTGCAATCGCTTTCTTACTTTATGGAGGATGATACAGCAACCAACGGATCTCAGTCACCACCTCTATTTGGAGGACACATAACATGGCAACAGAGAGATGAGAGCTTTAAAGTAAAACCAAACATGAAG GTGCACTGTGGATTTATACGAAATGGTGGTGCAGAAATGGCTCAGAAAGACGTCAAATATGTGAAGAAGTGTCGGTTTGTTGTTGCCTCTGGTATTTTTGATGGATATGATACACCTCACCAGCCATCAAATATAAGTGCACGTTCTCAGAAGCTGTTTTGCTTTCTTATGGTTGTCGATGAAGTGTCCCTTGAGTTCATCAAGAAAAATGTTACTGTTAGAGAGGACAACGAAGGAGGAGAATGGGTTGGAATATGGCGTTTGATTCTATTGAAGCATCCTCCATATGATGAGCCCAGAAGGAATGGAAAAGTTCCCAAAATATTAACCCACAGATTATTTCCTCAAGCACAGTATAGTATCTGGATTGATGGTAAAATGGAGCTGATAGTTGATCCATTGCTATTACTTGAAAG ATACTTGTGGCGCGAGAAGAATACATTTGCAATTGCTCAGCACAAGCATCACCGCAATGTCTACGAAGAGGCTGATGCAAACAAAAGGAGAAAGCGATATGCTCGTCCTCTGATTGATCTTCATATGAAGATATATCGTTACGAGGGAATGGAACCATGGAATCCACAGAAAAGTACTCCTAGTG ATATTCCAGAAGGAGCCGTTATCATACGAGAACATACTGCACTGAGTAACTTGTTTAGTTGCTTGTGGTTCAATGAAGTTCACCTCTTCACACCGAGAGATCAGCTGAGTTTTGGATATGTTGTCTATAGGTTAGGAGGTCTGTTCAAATTTTTTATGTTCCCCAATTGTGAGtacaactctatctttattttacACAATCATACCCGCGAACATTCGTCCAAAGTAGAGTGGGTAAAATCTTTGGATGAATTTAAGAAGGATAAAACTGGTGGTTTGAAAGAGAGTAGGGGAGGATTAGGTTTGTGGACTCCTTATCCAGGGGATCTTGATTCGGTTGTATTACCACCTGTAAAGAGAACTTCAAAAGCTGGATGA
- the LOC132599351 gene encoding probable hexosyltransferase MUCI70 isoform X3 — translation MKIIWKRGFIRLVLVAGIIWGMLILTALLFHAWSCQSSIAFFSALCNKSSVIYGAIQSLGLVTPSHRCSIPVADDPNKIVIPKRRSPEKYVQSLSYFMEDDTATNGSQSPPLFGGHITWQQRDESFKVKPNMKVHCGFIRNGGAEMAQKDVKYVKKCRFVVASGIFDGYDTPHQPSNISARSQKLFCFLMVVDEVSLEFIKKNVTVREDNEGGEWVGIWRLILLKHPPYDEPRRNGKVPKILTHRLFPQAQYSIWIDGKMELIVDPLLLLERYLWREKNTFAIAQHKHHRNVYEEADANKRRKRYARPLIDLHMKIYRYEGMEPWNPQKSTPSDIPEGAVIIREHTALSNLFSCLWFNEVHLFTPRDQLSFGYVVYRLGGLFKFFMFPNCEYNSIFILHNHTREHSSKVEWVKSLDEFKKDKTGGLKESRGGLGLWTPYPGDLDSVVLPPVKRTSKAG, via the exons ATGAAGATTATATGGAAACGGGGGTTCATTCGGTTGGTTCTTGTGGCTGGAATTATTTGGGGTATGCTCATTCTAACAGCATTGTTATTTCATGCGTGGTCTTGCCAGTCATCTATTGCTTTCTTTTCAG CCCTTTGTAACAAAAGCAGTGTAATTTATGGAGCAATACAGAGCCTGGGACTTGTCACGCCTTCACATC GTTGTTCTATTCCTGTAGCAGATGACCCAAATAAGATTGTCATTCCAAAAAGGAGATCTCCGGAAAAATATGTGCAATCGCTTTCTTACTTTATGGAGGATGATACAGCAACCAACGGATCTCAGTCACCACCTCTATTTGGAGGACACATAACATGGCAACAGAGAGATGAGAGCTTTAAAGTAAAACCAAACATGAAG GTGCACTGTGGATTTATACGAAATGGTGGTGCAGAAATGGCTCAGAAAGACGTCAAATATGTGAAGAAGTGTCGGTTTGTTGTTGCCTCTGGTATTTTTGATGGATATGATACACCTCACCAGCCATCAAATATAAGTGCACGTTCTCAGAAGCTGTTTTGCTTTCTTATGGTTGTCGATGAAGTGTCCCTTGAGTTCATCAAGAAAAATGTTACTGTTAGAGAGGACAACGAAGGAGGAGAATGGGTTGGAATATGGCGTTTGATTCTATTGAAGCATCCTCCATATGATGAGCCCAGAAGGAATGGAAAAGTTCCCAAAATATTAACCCACAGATTATTTCCTCAAGCACAGTATAGTATCTGGATTGATGGTAAAATGGAGCTGATAGTTGATCCATTGCTATTACTTGAAAG ATACTTGTGGCGCGAGAAGAATACATTTGCAATTGCTCAGCACAAGCATCACCGCAATGTCTACGAAGAGGCTGATGCAAACAAAAGGAGAAAGCGATATGCTCGTCCTCTGATTGATCTTCATATGAAGATATATCGTTACGAGGGAATGGAACCATGGAATCCACAGAAAAGTACTCCTAGTG ATATTCCAGAAGGAGCCGTTATCATACGAGAACATACTGCACTGAGTAACTTGTTTAGTTGCTTGTGGTTCAATGAAGTTCACCTCTTCACACCGAGAGATCAGCTGAGTTTTGGATATGTTGTCTATAGGTTAGGAGGTCTGTTCAAATTTTTTATGTTCCCCAATTGTGAGtacaactctatctttattttacACAATCATACCCGCGAACATTCGTCCAAAGTAGAGTGGGTAAAATCTTTGGATGAATTTAAGAAGGATAAAACTGGTGGTTTGAAAGAGAGTAGGGGAGGATTAGGTTTGTGGACTCCTTATCCAGGGGATCTTGATTCGGTTGTATTACCACCTGTAAAGAGAACTTCAAAAGCTGGATGA